One Streptomyces sp. NBC_00554 DNA segment encodes these proteins:
- a CDS encoding ATP-grasp domain-containing protein yields MEAQAYRGTCLENVAAHYDVVLISGAAPTWEKERLLDYEVADPADQAALMAAGRALAERHTLAGVMTWTEWYLVPVARLARQLGLPTTAPEALQGCRNKHTSRSLFARHGVPSTTFVSVRTEHEAAAAARRIGFPVVLKPAAHAASMGVIRVDTADELPVAYAFAAKTASHGVESTQVLVEEYLDGPEMSVECATYQGQTTVVAVTRKTVGMPPHFEELAHLVDANDPLVATVAPAAVAAIDALGVTDGVSHVEIRVVDGRPRLIEVNARIAGDMISHLVHLATGVDLARSAADIACGRTPDLTPTRHQAAAIRFIYPAYSGTLTVRHVTEPVGGVECVRFQRQAGDQLVLPQDGGDLFTARIGYLITTGPTATLAQTRAQEAYRNLDIQVAAATQTAPATGEYAA; encoded by the coding sequence ATGGAGGCCCAGGCATATCGCGGCACCTGCCTGGAGAACGTCGCCGCTCACTACGACGTCGTCCTGATCTCCGGTGCCGCACCGACCTGGGAGAAAGAGCGCCTCCTCGACTACGAGGTCGCCGACCCCGCCGATCAGGCGGCGCTGATGGCGGCCGGGCGCGCACTCGCCGAGCGGCACACGCTCGCCGGCGTGATGACGTGGACCGAGTGGTACCTCGTCCCTGTCGCCCGCCTGGCCCGCCAACTCGGCTTGCCCACCACTGCGCCGGAAGCCCTTCAGGGCTGCCGCAACAAGCACACGAGCCGCAGCCTGTTCGCCCGCCACGGGGTGCCCTCCACCACGTTCGTCAGCGTGCGCACCGAGCACGAGGCGGCAGCTGCCGCCCGGCGCATCGGCTTCCCCGTCGTCCTCAAACCCGCCGCGCACGCCGCAAGCATGGGCGTCATCCGCGTCGACACCGCCGACGAGCTGCCGGTCGCGTACGCCTTCGCCGCCAAGACCGCCAGCCACGGAGTGGAGAGCACCCAGGTCCTGGTCGAGGAATACCTCGACGGCCCGGAGATGAGCGTCGAGTGCGCCACGTATCAGGGGCAGACCACCGTCGTCGCCGTCACCCGCAAGACCGTCGGCATGCCGCCCCACTTCGAGGAACTGGCGCATCTGGTCGACGCGAACGACCCACTTGTTGCCACCGTGGCCCCGGCCGCCGTGGCGGCCATCGATGCCCTCGGTGTCACCGACGGGGTCAGCCACGTCGAGATCCGTGTGGTCGACGGCCGCCCCCGCCTCATCGAGGTCAATGCCCGGATCGCCGGTGACATGATCAGCCACCTCGTCCACCTGGCCACCGGCGTCGACCTGGCTCGCTCCGCCGCCGACATCGCCTGCGGCCGTACCCCTGACCTGACGCCCACCCGCCACCAGGCCGCGGCGATCCGCTTCATCTACCCCGCCTACTCCGGCACCCTCACCGTCCGCCATGTCACCGAACCCGTCGGGGGAGTGGAGTGCGTGCGCTTCCAGCGACAGGCTGGCGACCAGCTCGTGCTGCCACAGGACGGCGGCGATCTGTTCACCGCCCGCATCGGCTACCTGATCACCACCGGGCCGACCGCCACCCTTGCTCAAACCCGTGCCCAGGAGGCGTACCGCAACCTCGACATCCAGGTGGCCGCCGCTACGCAGACGGCCCCGGCCACAGGGGAGTACGCCGCGTGA
- a CDS encoding NTP transferase domain-containing protein, producing the protein MRAVILAAGRGRRLGEYTMDRPKCLIEIAGETLLVRQIAALSAAGASSVAVVSGWRGDGFEGRGLTIFHNADWAQSTMVQSLCCAQEWLCCDDVLVSYGDIVYTPDAACQLARVEAPIAITYDPHWQDLWERRFADPFVDAERFRLNADGSVAEIGGRARTPAEATGQYMGLLKLTPWGWAEIERVRGELPGEEAATLDMTGLLSRVAQAGRVPIAAVRTPGPWCEFDHPHDVAVGADIVRKIDALRRISLDREI; encoded by the coding sequence ATGAGAGCCGTCATCCTCGCGGCCGGTCGAGGGCGCCGGCTGGGCGAGTACACAATGGATCGGCCCAAATGCTTGATCGAGATTGCCGGTGAAACGCTGCTCGTCCGGCAGATCGCTGCCCTTTCTGCCGCTGGAGCGAGTTCCGTCGCCGTTGTCTCGGGATGGCGCGGAGACGGCTTCGAAGGCCGCGGACTCACCATCTTCCACAACGCGGACTGGGCACAGTCGACGATGGTCCAGTCTTTGTGCTGCGCACAAGAGTGGCTGTGCTGTGACGATGTGCTCGTCAGCTATGGCGACATCGTCTATACCCCGGACGCAGCTTGCCAGTTGGCTAGGGTTGAGGCACCGATCGCCATCACCTACGATCCTCACTGGCAGGATCTATGGGAGCGCCGTTTCGCAGACCCCTTCGTAGATGCGGAACGGTTTCGCCTGAATGCCGATGGATCAGTTGCCGAGATCGGTGGGCGAGCCAGGACGCCAGCCGAAGCGACCGGACAATATATGGGATTGTTAAAATTGACGCCGTGGGGCTGGGCCGAGATCGAGAGGGTCAGAGGCGAATTACCCGGCGAAGAAGCTGCAACGCTGGACATGACGGGTCTGCTGAGTCGGGTGGCTCAAGCGGGGCGTGTACCTATCGCTGCTGTCCGGACCCCGGGTCCCTGGTGCGAGTTCGACCATCCTCACGATGTGGCGGTTGGTGCTGACATTGTGCGTAAGATTGATGCATTGCGTCGGATTTCCTTGGACCGGGAGATATAA
- a CDS encoding d(CMP) kinase has translation MKDADVVSIDGPIGSGKSSVAFELARLLGRACISTGLMYRTVALMVRHAEPGKRADAACRVARTSSFTFSTAADSLRIHVDGTDFTDEVSDPSILPLTSEIAQDPALRTALLGCQQKLALEQPSVIEGRDANTLIVPNARWKFYLDAPPGVRYRRLHDVHKLTATSPQGYAEFVRTMEVVDERDRVRLSESNRRADVIYHENFAQLSAYQDAVILYYYISRSKEIRRNASILRTMSAPTATS, from the coding sequence ATGAAAGATGCAGACGTCGTGTCGATAGACGGGCCTATAGGTTCTGGTAAGAGCTCGGTGGCGTTTGAGCTGGCCCGGCTCCTCGGACGCGCGTGCATCAGCACTGGACTCATGTACCGCACGGTAGCGCTCATGGTGAGACATGCCGAGCCGGGCAAACGAGCCGATGCTGCCTGCAGAGTGGCTCGCACGTCTAGCTTCACATTCTCTACCGCGGCTGATTCCCTGCGCATACACGTCGACGGCACCGACTTCACCGACGAGGTCTCCGACCCGTCCATCCTTCCGTTGACCTCTGAGATAGCCCAGGACCCGGCCCTGCGCACTGCCTTACTCGGATGCCAGCAAAAGCTCGCGCTGGAGCAGCCTTCGGTCATCGAAGGACGCGATGCGAATACACTGATCGTTCCCAATGCAAGGTGGAAATTCTATCTGGATGCACCACCTGGAGTTCGGTATCGGCGACTCCATGACGTGCACAAGCTGACCGCAACTTCTCCGCAGGGATACGCCGAGTTTGTGCGCACTATGGAGGTGGTAGATGAGCGGGATCGCGTTCGACTGTCGGAATCGAACCGACGAGCTGACGTCATCTATCATGAGAACTTTGCTCAGCTCTCCGCCTATCAGGATGCGGTGATCCTCTACTATTATATCTCCCGGTCCAAGGAAATCCGACGCAATGCATCAATCTTACGCACAATGTCAGCACCAACCGCCACATCGTGA
- a CDS encoding DUF4913 domain-containing protein — protein MPESINPPEDGETEPVRLPESDLESIEASVRKLLDQSAEQARQLDSLSTAPPPSDSPFGAFGIPGFAGLPPQPAPPEPRPILELEGEEYEDELDSLSDWVDDFLVRVYGAEVTTAAPWCEQWQEHADVVAWLHALWLSYQQHKDPEAGLSGLFVWHRDFLTHAMATVRAAGGPLSACMTDPDRPAHRVLPGPPPSSRNTAATEESEENGEPVQGAG, from the coding sequence GTGCCTGAATCCATAAACCCCCCGGAGGACGGGGAGACGGAACCGGTCCGGCTGCCGGAGTCCGATCTGGAGAGCATTGAGGCGAGCGTCCGCAAACTGCTGGACCAATCCGCCGAGCAGGCCCGCCAGCTCGACAGCCTCTCCACCGCACCACCGCCCTCGGACTCACCGTTCGGCGCCTTCGGCATACCGGGGTTCGCGGGCCTGCCGCCGCAGCCCGCCCCTCCGGAGCCCCGCCCGATCCTGGAGTTGGAGGGCGAGGAGTACGAGGACGAGCTGGACTCGTTGAGTGACTGGGTCGATGACTTCCTCGTCCGGGTCTACGGGGCGGAGGTCACCACGGCCGCCCCGTGGTGCGAGCAGTGGCAGGAACACGCCGACGTCGTCGCCTGGCTACACGCCCTGTGGCTTTCCTACCAGCAGCACAAGGATCCCGAGGCCGGGCTGTCCGGCCTGTTCGTCTGGCACCGGGACTTCCTCACCCACGCCATGGCCACCGTCAGGGCTGCCGGCGGGCCGCTGTCTGCGTGCATGACCGATCCAGACCGGCCCGCCCACCGTGTGCTGCCCGGCCCACCACCGTCGAGCCGGAATACCGCCGCCACTGAGGAGTCCGAGGAGAACGGCGAACCTGTCCAGGGGGCCGGATGA
- a CDS encoding MFS transporter yields MNQSAAPELARSRRLLTGYFAGLGVLMAVWGARIPAVQNTAEVSTAGLALVLLAAALGMVAGLQTGGRLAHPARLPSLLTGGAIGLAACLAALGACRSLHTLLGAAFVFGAAHGVLDVAANAAAVRCQAGHGRPIMGRLHASFSLGALTGAALAAATAHTSHTVLFAGVAATATVAAGATARLTRTLASPELEPVHHRVAPGMDQREGLSRPRLWLLGALAAATLLGEGAAADWAAIHLHDLGATATTSAAAYGFYSAAMAAGRLAGDRLTTRFGAPAVVRAGAALAALGLAAGLTGSTIAFALLGWTAFGLGLSVTVPSLITAAGIGGPRAVATVAVTGYVGLLVGPALIGALTTVTALSHALLLPALLAAAVAALAPKALEKPTP; encoded by the coding sequence GTGAACCAGAGCGCGGCGCCCGAGCTGGCGCGCAGCCGCCGACTGCTGACCGGCTACTTCGCCGGCCTGGGCGTGCTGATGGCCGTATGGGGCGCGCGCATACCCGCCGTCCAGAACACCGCCGAGGTGAGCACCGCTGGGCTCGCCCTGGTCCTGCTGGCCGCCGCCCTCGGCATGGTCGCCGGACTCCAGACCGGCGGACGCCTCGCCCACCCGGCCCGCCTGCCCTCGCTGCTCACCGGCGGCGCCATCGGCCTCGCCGCCTGCCTCGCGGCCCTCGGGGCCTGCCGCAGCCTGCACACCCTCCTCGGGGCGGCGTTCGTCTTCGGCGCCGCGCACGGCGTCCTCGACGTGGCCGCCAATGCCGCAGCGGTCCGCTGCCAGGCCGGCCACGGCCGCCCCATCATGGGCCGACTGCACGCGAGTTTCAGCCTCGGCGCCCTCACCGGCGCCGCGCTGGCCGCGGCCACCGCCCACACCTCACACACCGTCCTGTTCGCCGGCGTCGCAGCCACCGCCACCGTGGCGGCAGGGGCAACGGCGCGGCTCACCCGCACTCTCGCCAGCCCCGAACTCGAGCCCGTCCACCACCGCGTGGCACCGGGCATGGACCAGCGCGAGGGTCTGTCGCGGCCCCGACTGTGGCTGCTGGGCGCGCTCGCGGCAGCAACCCTGCTGGGCGAGGGCGCCGCCGCCGACTGGGCGGCCATCCACCTGCACGACCTCGGCGCGACGGCCACGACCAGCGCTGCGGCGTACGGCTTCTACAGCGCCGCCATGGCCGCTGGCCGCCTCGCCGGAGACCGGCTCACCACCCGCTTCGGCGCTCCCGCCGTCGTCCGCGCCGGCGCAGCCCTGGCTGCGCTCGGCCTCGCCGCCGGCCTGACAGGCTCCACCATCGCCTTCGCACTGCTCGGCTGGACGGCCTTCGGCCTGGGCCTGTCCGTCACCGTTCCCAGCCTGATTACCGCCGCCGGTATCGGCGGGCCCCGTGCGGTCGCCACCGTCGCGGTCACCGGCTACGTCGGCCTGCTTGTCGGACCCGCCCTCATCGGTGCCCTCACCACCGTCACCGCCCTGTCACACGCGCTGCTGCTGCCCGCCCTCCTCGCCGCTGCCGTCGCCGCCCTTGCCCCCAAAGCCCTGGAGAAACCCACCCCTTGA
- a CDS encoding HAD family hydrolase yields MTVKGVIFDFAGTLFRHDRESEWLEGLPASTDTWDSEKRENFRSRFATPARLSKDLPTEARVAWEKRDLHPEFHKTAYLSLLQAAGACEPGVPELLYQRLIDPLYWKPYQDTLLVLRKLNDMDIPVVVASNIAWDIRTVFDLHSMTHLISSVLMSYVEGTVKPDPQMFLSACERMAIAPQDTLMVGDDEQSDGGAAALGIHVKIVSPLHPKDRSSALLAAIAAHGLV; encoded by the coding sequence GTGACCGTAAAAGGTGTGATTTTCGATTTCGCCGGAACCTTGTTCCGGCATGACCGCGAATCAGAGTGGCTCGAAGGGCTGCCTGCATCGACGGATACCTGGGACTCGGAGAAAAGGGAGAATTTCCGGAGTCGCTTCGCCACCCCCGCCCGGTTGAGCAAAGACTTGCCGACGGAAGCGCGAGTCGCATGGGAGAAACGCGATCTGCATCCGGAGTTTCACAAGACCGCTTACCTGTCTCTACTGCAGGCTGCAGGAGCCTGTGAGCCCGGTGTGCCTGAACTCCTATATCAACGCCTGATCGATCCATTGTACTGGAAGCCTTACCAGGACACCCTCCTGGTGCTACGCAAGCTGAATGATATGGATATCCCGGTCGTTGTTGCCAGCAACATCGCCTGGGACATTCGCACCGTCTTCGATCTACATTCGATGACCCATCTGATTTCCAGCGTTCTCATGTCCTACGTGGAGGGGACAGTCAAGCCCGATCCGCAGATGTTCCTTAGCGCCTGCGAACGCATGGCGATCGCTCCGCAGGACACACTGATGGTCGGGGACGATGAGCAGTCCGATGGCGGCGCGGCCGCCCTAGGCATCCACGTGAAGATCGTTTCCCCGCTGCATCCCAAAGACCGATCGAGTGCACTGCTCGCTGCCATCGCAGCCCACGGGCTGGTCTAA
- a CDS encoding SH3 domain-containing protein, translating to MRATRVAVSAAVLGALAIPLVSIPTASATTTVSSCSAKPLPYTVHTKAVTIRSKASSKSTALGMLYRSHKFTVHKSSGNWRYITDKTTGVKGWVSGTYVYRDVAMCLD from the coding sequence ATGCGTGCCACCCGCGTAGCCGTCTCCGCCGCCGTTCTCGGCGCGCTCGCTATCCCGCTCGTCTCCATCCCCACCGCCAGTGCCACAACCACCGTCAGCAGCTGCTCGGCCAAGCCGCTCCCGTACACGGTGCACACGAAGGCTGTGACGATCCGCTCCAAGGCGTCCTCCAAGTCCACGGCGCTCGGCATGCTCTACCGAAGCCACAAGTTCACCGTCCACAAGAGCAGCGGGAACTGGCGCTACATCACGGACAAGACCACCGGCGTAAAGGGGTGGGTGTCCGGAACGTACGTCTACCGCGACGTCGCCATGTGCCTGGACTAG
- a CDS encoding MFS transporter translates to MRSRVGPWHARRPVPTLLRGIYLPRGTDAAAFAMATYGIPLLVLATTDSAALTGLAFALEWVPRVGAFAFAGTLVDRHGTTAVLRLASAGRALVVLAAAFILPTQAVGLGATVTVMLLAASTGILTECSYIAVETAGGVAARQADAHAHRVQSVLLGIDQVATLFGPAVAGLLLQWVGAAGMLTVIAVFSLLTSVLAPRQYLRARPAEPQPVVKGLHTGWSTLRSLPALGWLVTGLTVSNLTVGLLQAATPVIIVKQLGHSTADVGLIWSVAAVASLIAVALCRRSMDRFGLWPVGAVSATIAASACLAVSFTDTYGSYLTLIAAVMAGEGGMTVVLRTLRSRLIPTQVFGATLSLTILLLLLPFPLAGVLVATVPPAQLGHVITICAALQALGLFAAFARLRTTPALRTSFA, encoded by the coding sequence GTGAGATCCCGTGTCGGACCCTGGCATGCCCGCCGACCGGTCCCCACTCTGCTGCGCGGCATCTACCTGCCGCGCGGCACGGACGCCGCAGCGTTCGCCATGGCCACCTACGGCATCCCGCTGCTGGTGCTGGCCACCACCGACTCCGCCGCCCTGACCGGCCTTGCCTTCGCCCTGGAATGGGTCCCTCGCGTGGGCGCGTTCGCCTTCGCCGGGACCCTGGTCGACCGCCACGGCACCACCGCGGTGCTCCGCTTGGCCTCCGCCGGCCGGGCTCTTGTCGTCCTGGCCGCCGCGTTCATCTTGCCCACGCAAGCAGTGGGCCTCGGCGCGACGGTCACCGTCATGCTGCTCGCGGCGTCCACCGGGATCCTCACCGAATGCTCGTACATCGCGGTCGAGACTGCGGGCGGGGTCGCCGCCCGCCAGGCCGACGCCCACGCGCACCGCGTTCAGTCGGTGCTGCTCGGCATCGACCAGGTCGCCACCTTGTTCGGCCCCGCAGTCGCCGGGCTCCTGCTGCAGTGGGTCGGCGCCGCCGGGATGCTGACGGTGATCGCCGTCTTCTCGCTGCTCACCAGCGTGCTGGCCCCGCGCCAGTACCTCCGGGCCAGGCCCGCCGAGCCGCAGCCGGTCGTTAAGGGGCTGCACACCGGCTGGTCGACGCTGCGGTCCCTGCCGGCCCTCGGCTGGCTGGTGACCGGACTGACCGTGTCCAACCTGACCGTCGGCCTGCTGCAGGCAGCCACCCCGGTGATCATCGTCAAACAGCTCGGACACTCCACGGCCGACGTTGGCCTCATCTGGTCGGTCGCCGCCGTCGCCTCTCTCATCGCGGTCGCCCTGTGCCGCCGGTCGATGGACCGCTTCGGCCTGTGGCCGGTCGGCGCCGTGTCCGCCACGATCGCCGCCTCCGCGTGCCTGGCCGTCTCCTTCACTGACACCTACGGCAGCTATCTCACCCTGATCGCCGCCGTCATGGCCGGCGAGGGCGGCATGACCGTCGTGCTGCGCACCCTGCGCTCCCGCCTCATCCCCACCCAGGTGTTCGGCGCCACCCTGTCGCTGACCATCCTGCTGCTCCTGCTGCCCTTCCCCCTCGCCGGTGTCCTCGTCGCCACCGTGCCGCCCGCCCAGCTCGGCCACGTGATCACCATCTGCGCCGCACTGCAGGCCCTGGGCCTCTTCGCCGCCTTCGCCCGGCTGCGCACCACCCCCGCCCTGCGCACCTCCTTCGCCTGA
- a CDS encoding winged helix-turn-helix transcriptional regulator: MATTALPHTTPNDLSSVTKTLDLLAPRWSVWVLMTLSSQPLRYAEIKPRLPWLADGQLHPRLRHLTNTGVVERTEYAPRHVTYGLTGRGAELMPVLAVIASWGDTHLEKKLVASKATGTMELERIPPAQNIDDTLALIAPRHATPILMTLQARGSASAKTLATEAMPGYGLTAVYKPLDRLVADGLVTATGSGDFQLSASGQALAPLFQAISSWAALPPAETDPLRRRGPAPSQTRSGPWATTPTRHPAPAVPAAPSAGPALATTPPDGPAWKSNDLFSHQIPARPITPAGGPRR, from the coding sequence TTGGCCACCACCGCTCTGCCCCACACCACCCCGAACGACCTCTCCAGCGTCACCAAGACCCTGGATCTTCTCGCCCCGCGCTGGAGCGTGTGGGTGCTGATGACCCTCTCCTCCCAGCCGTTGCGCTACGCCGAGATCAAGCCCCGGCTGCCGTGGCTCGCCGACGGCCAGCTCCACCCCCGGCTGCGCCACCTCACCAACACCGGCGTCGTCGAACGCACGGAGTACGCCCCGCGCCACGTCACCTACGGCCTCACCGGCCGCGGCGCCGAGCTGATGCCCGTCCTGGCCGTGATCGCCTCCTGGGGCGACACCCACCTGGAGAAGAAGCTCGTCGCCAGCAAGGCCACCGGCACCATGGAGCTTGAGCGAATCCCCCCGGCCCAGAACATCGACGACACTCTCGCCCTGATCGCCCCGCGGCACGCCACCCCGATCCTTATGACCCTGCAGGCCCGGGGCAGTGCGAGCGCCAAGACCCTGGCCACCGAAGCCATGCCCGGCTACGGGCTGACCGCCGTCTACAAGCCCCTCGACCGTCTGGTAGCCGACGGCCTCGTCACGGCCACCGGCAGCGGCGACTTCCAGCTGTCCGCCAGCGGCCAGGCACTCGCCCCCCTCTTCCAGGCCATCTCCTCCTGGGCTGCCCTCCCTCCCGCCGAGACCGACCCGCTTCGCCGGCGGGGGCCCGCCCCGTCCCAGACCCGCTCCGGCCCGTGGGCGACCACCCCGACCCGCCATCCGGCGCCCGCAGTTCCAGCTGCACCCTCTGCCGGCCCCGCCCTGGCCACCACGCCGCCGGACGGCCCGGCATGGAAGTCCAACGACCTCTTCTCCCACCAGATACCCGCCCGCCCCATCACCCCGGCAGGAGGCCCGCGCCGATGA
- a CDS encoding DUF3631 domain-containing protein, translating into MTQFPTLIDQLAAAVLAPAQVTENPHHRAILDVFVEIQDLDRQLADLSGAERPEGVSATEQLDTLTDLLIERMASGAELSALLSTSCCCCCADAYEPAPPSEYEPVEDEEPDFDPDLDPDFQGFDDFEDLDDLHEATCEEFLACPSRPRTIVHACLDVFDVLGADEYVSTAELVARLRELPSEADGRWRYADLTPIRLALLLRPYGVQSRKPRAADGSRYRAYRRGDLLAVLPGCSC; encoded by the coding sequence TTGACGCAGTTCCCCACCTTGATCGACCAGCTCGCCGCCGCCGTACTGGCGCCGGCCCAGGTCACCGAGAACCCGCACCACCGCGCCATCCTCGACGTGTTCGTCGAGATCCAGGACCTCGACCGGCAGCTCGCCGACCTGTCCGGCGCAGAACGTCCCGAAGGCGTCAGTGCCACCGAGCAGCTCGACACGCTCACCGACCTGCTGATCGAACGCATGGCATCCGGAGCCGAGTTGAGCGCGCTGCTGTCCACCTCCTGCTGCTGCTGCTGCGCGGATGCGTACGAGCCCGCACCGCCCAGCGAGTACGAGCCGGTGGAGGACGAAGAGCCCGACTTCGATCCGGACCTCGATCCCGACTTCCAGGGTTTCGACGACTTCGAAGACCTCGACGACCTCCACGAGGCCACGTGCGAGGAGTTCCTGGCCTGCCCGAGCCGGCCGAGGACGATCGTCCACGCCTGCCTTGACGTCTTCGACGTCCTGGGCGCAGATGAGTATGTGAGCACCGCGGAGCTGGTCGCGCGCCTGCGCGAGCTGCCCAGCGAGGCCGATGGACGCTGGCGCTACGCCGACCTCACTCCGATCCGGCTTGCCCTGCTCCTGCGTCCCTACGGAGTTCAGTCCCGCAAGCCGCGCGCCGCCGACGGCAGCCGCTACCGGGCCTACCGGCGAGGCGACCTGCTGGCGGTCCTCCCGGGCTGCTCCTGCTGA
- a CDS encoding gamma-glutamyl-gamma-aminobutyrate hydrolase family protein (Members of this family of hydrolases with an active site Cys residue belong to MEROPS family C26.), protein MRLVGITQRALPPTQFDESRDALDVRWPVFLAACGLAGIPLPNVAKIALKTADCFTPRGIILTGGDDLAAYGGNCPHRDETEAQLLRWALAHEVPVLGVCRGMQVILHAFGSVLSPVSRHVGTRHRVEGEGVSRTVNSYHRWAATDVKEPLFILARHGHVIEAIQHRSAPVIGVMWHPERESAPSPQDVALFRELFLGSS, encoded by the coding sequence ATGAGGCTCGTCGGCATCACTCAGCGCGCGCTTCCACCAACCCAGTTCGACGAAAGCCGCGACGCGCTGGATGTCCGATGGCCGGTATTTCTGGCCGCTTGCGGCCTGGCGGGTATCCCGCTCCCGAACGTGGCCAAAATTGCTCTCAAGACTGCCGACTGCTTCACACCGAGGGGCATCATCCTCACCGGTGGCGACGACTTGGCAGCCTACGGAGGGAACTGTCCGCACCGTGACGAAACCGAAGCGCAGCTTTTGCGATGGGCTCTCGCACACGAGGTGCCCGTCCTGGGGGTGTGCCGCGGGATGCAGGTGATCCTTCACGCTTTCGGATCCGTTCTCTCGCCCGTGAGCCGTCACGTGGGAACCCGCCACAGGGTAGAGGGTGAGGGGGTGAGCAGGACAGTGAACAGCTATCACCGATGGGCAGCCACTGATGTCAAAGAACCGCTGTTCATCCTTGCCAGGCATGGTCACGTCATCGAGGCGATTCAACACAGGTCGGCACCGGTCATCGGCGTGATGTGGCATCCGGAGCGGGAGAGCGCCCCGAGCCCGCAAGACGTTGCCCTGTTTCGGGAACTCTTCCTAGGCTCGTCATGA
- a CDS encoding N-acetyltransferase family protein, with protein sequence MTAADWDLVAAFHAQCSEQNLLRRWGRTRLTPRDLTRLLAQAQCWIGLNADERPLALVCVGPVNREPGVVDLGLQVADERHRQGIGTALARQAARIARTRGAHTLTAFTQASNTPMLRLLERLGPTRRTRDGPYVEVRIALDADASDTLPPTRTAPR encoded by the coding sequence GTGACGGCGGCGGACTGGGACCTGGTCGCCGCCTTCCACGCGCAGTGTTCCGAACAGAACCTGTTGCGCCGCTGGGGCCGTACCCGTCTCACGCCCCGTGACCTGACACGGCTGCTTGCTCAGGCGCAGTGCTGGATCGGACTCAACGCGGACGAGCGGCCACTGGCCCTCGTCTGCGTCGGGCCCGTCAACCGGGAGCCGGGCGTCGTCGACCTCGGACTGCAAGTCGCCGACGAACGCCACCGTCAGGGCATCGGAACGGCCCTGGCCCGGCAAGCTGCCCGGATCGCCCGCACGCGCGGGGCGCACACCCTCACCGCGTTCACGCAGGCGTCCAACACCCCGATGCTCCGGCTCCTGGAACGTCTGGGGCCCACCCGGCGCACGCGCGACGGCCCCTACGTCGAGGTCCGCATCGCCCTGGACGCGGACGCCTCGGACACTCTCCCGCCCACACGAACCGCTCCGAGATGA
- a CDS encoding HAD-IA family hydrolase encodes MTHTSVSPTGVDALILDYNGVPGLQPTTGMWTRLADLAEWPDLHLPSFQEAFWAPRNAYDAGELSDLAYWAKVLGHHPGPRWLRTLRDADTAMWTRTDPRVLDILYRARAAGLTMVLLSNAPAHLSNVLDATDWRRELMTDALYSARLGLCKPDSAAYAQALAATGIADPSRVLFVDDRDDNCRAAAELGLRTLHYTGQPVDLEQQLLPVPANSTRS; translated from the coding sequence TTGACCCACACCTCCGTCTCCCCGACCGGCGTGGACGCCTTGATCCTCGACTACAACGGGGTTCCGGGCCTACAGCCCACCACCGGCATGTGGACCCGGCTCGCCGACCTCGCCGAGTGGCCCGACCTGCATCTCCCCTCTTTCCAAGAAGCCTTCTGGGCTCCCCGGAACGCGTACGACGCGGGGGAGTTGAGTGATCTCGCCTACTGGGCGAAGGTGCTCGGTCACCACCCCGGCCCGCGCTGGCTGCGCACCCTGCGCGACGCCGATACCGCCATGTGGACCCGTACCGACCCGCGCGTCCTCGACATCCTGTACCGCGCCCGGGCCGCGGGGCTGACGATGGTGCTGCTCTCCAACGCCCCGGCCCACCTCAGCAATGTCCTGGACGCCACCGACTGGCGGCGCGAGCTGATGACCGACGCCCTCTACTCGGCCCGCCTGGGCCTGTGCAAGCCCGATTCGGCCGCGTACGCACAAGCCCTAGCAGCCACCGGCATCGCCGACCCGTCACGCGTGCTGTTCGTCGACGACCGTGACGACAACTGCCGGGCCGCCGCCGAGCTGGGCCTGCGCACCCTGCACTACACCGGCCAACCCGTAGATCTGGAACAGCAGTTGCTGCCCGTCCCGGCCAACAGCACCCGTTCTTGA